Genomic DNA from uncultured Methanospirillum sp.:
CTCGCCCTCACCAATGCCGGACATGCACAGATCAAGGGAGAGACCACAGAACGGGCACTCTCCGGGATTACTGATGTATCAGGACTCCGGAACGGCGACGGCAACCTCTTCCAGGTCAACAGACCGAACTGGAAGCCGCTCTGGTTCTACTTCTTTAATAAGAAGACCGGCCTTGCAGCTTACATGGAGGTCGATGCCTCAACCAACAGCATAAAGGGCGAAGAACGGACAGCCCTTCCGGCTGACAAAGTCTTCTCACAGATCTCGCTGATGATGGTGGACCTGGACACGATGCTTGCACGGCCAGACGATGCAAATGCCACATTTACAAAGAAAAAATTCAGCGGTAATGAGTTCTCCCTGATCGGACTCTCCAATGTCTGGGCAAAGGGGGCTACATACGACTTTATGAATGCGGCTGCTTTCCATGACCATCTCTGCCCCGGTGTCACCTCAGGGTACATGATCATCAAGTATGTGGAGAAGAACCTCCCGATCACCAACTCGTCAGAGACGTACATCGACATCGGAAGTCCGAACTGGTGCAAAGAAGATGCATTCCAGATGATCTGGGACTCCACACCTGGAAAGAACAGTGAGTTCGTAATGGCCTTAAGTGCTGATGATGAGGCTGCACTCAAGGCAAAATACGGAACACGACCGGCAGGAATCATCATCCGCTGGAATGATGCGGCAAAGAAAGGAACCGGAGTTGCTCTTGGGTTTGACTTTGACAAAGTGAATGCTGATACCGGAGTTGCTAACTGGACTGGACCCTCATGGGCTCCAAAACTGGTTGAGGATATCGGGATGATGCCCCTTGTAGACAAAACCGAAGACTACATAACTACCCTCAAAGAGTTCCCGGTTGACGAAGCAAACCTGACAAAACTGAAGACAGCAGGAAATAACCCCTACAAAGTGCTGGGAATGCTGTAAGGAGACATAAATCCACCTATTTGACGAGGAATCACATGACACGATTATCAATGTTTTCAATTACTGTACCCTTTAAAATTCTGACACTCATTGCCCTCCTAGGACTGCTCGCAGTACCGGCAGCGATGGCCGCTGATACTACCGCTGACAAGACCGTTACCGACAGTTACGGGAGATCCGTTTCGATCCCGTCAGAGCCGAAAGAGGTCATCTGCTCTGGATCCGGTTGTCTTCGGTACCTGACCTATCTCGGAGCACAAAATCTTGCCTCCGGTGTTGACAGTATCGAGAAGGAACCGCAGAAGATGGATGCACGTGGATACGCACTCCTCAATCCACAGTTCAAGGATCTCCCCCTCTTTGGCGAATACAGGGGAAAAGATGACCCTGAAAAGATCATCGCAATCAGTCCGGAGGTAATCTTCAAGATCAGCTCAACAGGACAGACAGAGGCGGCTACCAAGGATGAAGCAGACAAACTCTCCTCCAAGACCAGCATCCCGGTCATCATGATGCCGTACGGATCGCTCCGGACTGCAGAAGAGCAGGAGCAGATGTTCAGCACCCTTCGTCTCATGGGAGATGTCACCGGGAAGAAAGACCGGGCAGAAGAACTGATCTCTTACATCGAGAAAACGATTGCAGATCTGCAAAGCAGAACCAAGGGCATCCCAGAATCTGAACAGAAGACAGCCTATGTCGGCGGTGTCAGTTATGCAGGAGCTCACGGCATCATCTCAACCGAACCGGCATATCCACCGTTCCTCTGGGACAACATCAAAAATGTCGCAGGAAAGATGGGCTCTCAACATGCCGATGTAGCAAAGGAAGCTATCGTAGACTGGGATCCTGACTACCTGTTCATGGATGTCGGAACACTTCAGATGGATAGTGATGGAGGAATTGGTGAACTCAAGAATGATCCGGCACTTGCAGGTCTGAAAGCAGTCAAGAACGGAAACGTCTACGGAGTTCTGCCGTACAACTGGTATAGCACTAACTACGAGAACGTTCTCGCAGACGCATACTACATCGGCAAGATTGTGTACCCTGACAAGTTTGCTGACGTTGATCCAGAAGCGAAAGCAGATGAGATCATGACCACGTTCCTTGGATCATCCCCGCTCAAGGATATCAACTCCCAGTACAAGAACATGGGATTTACCAAACTGACCATCTGAATTAGGAATGAGTAACTCCCTGATTCACTTCATTTTTTGGAGAAGAGTATCATGCACCTAGCTGATGGAAAAACTCCTGCCGACTATCTCGGATACATCAGGGTGAAGATCCTCTGCATATGTGCCGGAATAATCCTGGTGTTCCTTCTTCTGATCCTC
This window encodes:
- a CDS encoding iron ABC transporter substrate-binding protein, yielding MTRLSMFSITVPFKILTLIALLGLLAVPAAMAADTTADKTVTDSYGRSVSIPSEPKEVICSGSGCLRYLTYLGAQNLASGVDSIEKEPQKMDARGYALLNPQFKDLPLFGEYRGKDDPEKIIAISPEVIFKISSTGQTEAATKDEADKLSSKTSIPVIMMPYGSLRTAEEQEQMFSTLRLMGDVTGKKDRAEELISYIEKTIADLQSRTKGIPESEQKTAYVGGVSYAGAHGIISTEPAYPPFLWDNIKNVAGKMGSQHADVAKEAIVDWDPDYLFMDVGTLQMDSDGGIGELKNDPALAGLKAVKNGNVYGVLPYNWYSTNYENVLADAYYIGKIVYPDKFADVDPEAKADEIMTTFLGSSPLKDINSQYKNMGFTKLTI
- a CDS encoding FmdE family protein, with the protein product MKLLTYLVILTLCCSILPGLALADTDLAYDLGSRAATVGMDLLKFEPGDENILALTNAGHAQIKGETTERALSGITDVSGLRNGDGNLFQVNRPNWKPLWFYFFNKKTGLAAYMEVDASTNSIKGEERTALPADKVFSQISLMMVDLDTMLARPDDANATFTKKKFSGNEFSLIGLSNVWAKGATYDFMNAAAFHDHLCPGVTSGYMIIKYVEKNLPITNSSETYIDIGSPNWCKEDAFQMIWDSTPGKNSEFVMALSADDEAALKAKYGTRPAGIIIRWNDAAKKGTGVALGFDFDKVNADTGVANWTGPSWAPKLVEDIGMMPLVDKTEDYITTLKEFPVDEANLTKLKTAGNNPYKVLGML